TTATTCTCGTCTTTCAGCGCTCCCGTAGCCTCAAGGGAATCGGCTACATCCTGGCAGGGTTGGGTTTCCTTTTTCTCGGCATCCACCACATGAAAGAAGGCTTTGAAGCCTTCCGCCATACCATCGACCTGTCTTCGTTTGCCATTGAAGGCTATGCCGGGCTGCTCATCTATACCGGGATCGGCATCGCCGCGACCGTCATCATGCAGTCAAGCCATGCCACCTTGGTACTAATTCTAACCGCATTGTCCGCACAACAGATCAGCTATGAAAACGCCTTGGCCTTGGCTATTGGCGCGAATATCGGCACAACAATTACCGCCATCATCGGTGCAATGAGCGCCAACTACCAAGGTAAACGATTGGCCGGGGCTCATCTGATGTTCAATCTCGTGACCGGCATGGTCGCGATCATCTTTATCCACCAGCTTGTCATTGCGGTGGAGTTCGTGGCCAACAATGTCGGTATCAGAGAGGACGATTACTCGCTCAAGCTGGCTGTTTTCCATACGATTTTCAATCTTCTCGGCGTGATCATCATGGTGCCGTTGATTGGGAAAATGGTGGCCTTTCTCGAGAAATCAATTACCGCGCCAGAACAGACGGTCGTGCAACCGCGCTACCTCAATGAGTCCGTGGAAGATTTTCCAGAAACCATGTTGGAAGCCGTCCGCAACGAGGCCATGCATCTTTATGACAATGCATTTGAAATCATGGCACACGGCCTCAATTTGCATCGACATGACATTTTGTCGGATGTGGACCTGGAAAAGAAATTGTCTTCCAGCAGGGAGGTCATCGACATTGAAATCGACGACGTCTATCTGACCAAGGTCAAAGCGCTATACTCGGCGATCATCGACTTCATCAGCCGCACGCAAACCCGCCTGCCCAACGAGTACGGCAATGAACTGTTCGAACTGCGTCACGTCTGTGGCACCATTGTTCAGTCGGTCAAGGAAGTGAAGCATCTGCGAAAAAACATGTCAGCCTATGCCAACTCCGACAACGAATTCATTCGCCGCGAGTACAATGGCATTCGCATTCAAATTGCGGAACTGCTGCGCATGATTCAGCAACTCCGCGACGGCCAAAATGAGGATGTGGATTCACTCGATCTGGATGAATTCAAGGTGGCGATCGCGGAAGAGAACATTGTCGTCAATGGCACCCTTGATGGATTGATTCGTGATGGGCGGATTACCTCCGGCATGGGGTCGTCGCTCATCAATGATATGAGTTATGCCAAGACCATCATTTGGAACCTGGCAGACCTGGCCGATAGCTTGTTTGGCAAGGATAGCCTTGATCAGCGTGAGGCCAAACTCCTCGTATCCCTGGACCAAGAAGAGGTTGATGAACTGGCATCTGAATCTGGTTCTGTGAATTAATTATGACGCTTCAGATTAATATCCCTTTGACCATCAAAGGGGTGTTAATCTGGTTCGGTCAAAACAAAGGGTGTCAAAATGAAAACTCAATCCTTGTTGGAATCACTGGGCAATGTGCTGAAGGACGATAAAAAGAAGCACAAGCAGATCGATTCCCTAAAAAAAGTATTGGCAAAACTGAAACACAAAAAGAATTCCCTACGGAAAAAGTCCGCCCAGG
The sequence above is drawn from the Magnetospira sp. QH-2 genome and encodes:
- a CDS encoding Na/Pi cotransporter family protein, with the translated sequence MLKKIFLPVIFSILVYGFWVSPNFKEISAGVSIFLFGMLFLEEGFRSFTGGLLESLLKKTTDKLWKSIGFGIATTTIMQSSSLVSVITISFLSAGLIGLTSGIGIIFGANIGTTTGAWLVAGFGLKVKISAYAMPMLVFGIILVFQRSRSLKGIGYILAGLGFLFLGIHHMKEGFEAFRHTIDLSSFAIEGYAGLLIYTGIGIAATVIMQSSHATLVLILTALSAQQISYENALALAIGANIGTTITAIIGAMSANYQGKRLAGAHLMFNLVTGMVAIIFIHQLVIAVEFVANNVGIREDDYSLKLAVFHTIFNLLGVIIMVPLIGKMVAFLEKSITAPEQTVVQPRYLNESVEDFPETMLEAVRNEAMHLYDNAFEIMAHGLNLHRHDILSDVDLEKKLSSSREVIDIEIDDVYLTKVKALYSAIIDFISRTQTRLPNEYGNELFELRHVCGTIVQSVKEVKHLRKNMSAYANSDNEFIRREYNGIRIQIAELLRMIQQLRDGQNEDVDSLDLDEFKVAIAEENIVVNGTLDGLIRDGRITSGMGSSLINDMSYAKTIIWNLADLADSLFGKDSLDQREAKLLVSLDQEEVDELASESGSVN